A single Pseudoalteromonas phenolica DNA region contains:
- the aroA gene encoding 3-phosphoshikimate 1-carboxyvinyltransferase, which yields MEQLTLKPIKKVSGSVTLPGSKSLSNRILLLAALADGVTQVTNLLDSDDIRHMLKALGQLGVKVELNEDKTIATVHGVSGKFKTPDEPLFLGNAGTAYRPLTAVLAAIEGNYELIGEPRMEERPIGHLVDALDSIDADITYLKNKDYPPLKILGKKLAGGHVEIDGSISSQFLTAILMAAPLLDGDLNISIIGELVSKPYIDITIGVMAKFGVHVENDNYQRFVVNKGQSYQSPKSIMVEGDASSASYFIAAAAINGGEIEINGVGKASVQGDIGFAKVMEQVGAKIDWYDEKLVVRKGELNGVDINANAIPDAAMTLATVALFAKGKTAIRDIYNWRVKETDRLHAMATELKKLGAEVIEGNDFIEVSPPEKLNLVDIDTYDDHRIAMCFSMVAVGGQEVIINDPKCTAKTFPTYFDVLESLSTK from the coding sequence ATGGAACAACTTACCTTAAAGCCAATTAAAAAGGTTAGTGGTTCAGTAACCTTACCTGGCTCTAAAAGCCTATCAAACCGAATTTTGCTACTTGCAGCGCTTGCTGATGGTGTGACACAAGTCACTAATTTGTTAGATAGCGATGACATCAGACACATGCTTAAAGCGCTTGGTCAGTTAGGTGTTAAAGTCGAACTTAACGAAGACAAGACCATTGCAACAGTTCATGGCGTTTCAGGCAAATTTAAAACGCCGGATGAACCGCTGTTTTTAGGTAATGCAGGTACTGCATATCGCCCTTTGACAGCCGTTTTAGCAGCTATTGAAGGCAATTATGAGCTTATTGGCGAGCCTAGAATGGAAGAGCGTCCGATAGGTCATTTAGTTGATGCATTAGACTCTATTGATGCAGATATTACTTATCTTAAAAATAAAGATTATCCACCATTAAAAATCCTTGGTAAAAAGTTAGCTGGTGGACATGTAGAAATTGATGGCAGTATTTCAAGTCAATTTTTGACTGCGATTTTAATGGCTGCACCTTTATTAGATGGTGATTTAAATATCTCGATCATAGGTGAACTAGTTTCAAAACCCTATATCGATATTACAATTGGTGTGATGGCAAAATTTGGTGTGCATGTAGAAAACGACAATTATCAGAGATTTGTTGTTAATAAAGGACAATCATATCAGTCACCAAAGAGTATCATGGTAGAAGGGGATGCCTCATCTGCGTCTTACTTTATTGCTGCTGCAGCCATCAATGGTGGTGAAATAGAAATTAATGGCGTCGGCAAGGCAAGTGTGCAGGGTGATATTGGCTTTGCAAAAGTCATGGAGCAAGTTGGCGCGAAGATCGATTGGTATGATGAAAAGCTTGTTGTACGTAAAGGCGAGTTAAATGGTGTCGATATTAATGCCAATGCAATTCCTGATGCTGCTATGACATTAGCGACAGTAGCTCTTTTTGCGAAAGGCAAAACTGCAATTAGAGATATATACAATTGGCGCGTAAAAGAAACAGATCGATTACATGCGATGGCAACTGAGTTGAAGAAATTAGGTGCTGAAGTCATTGAAGGCAATGACTTTATCGAAGTATCCCCGCCTGAAAAGCTTAATTTAGTTGATATTGATACTTATGATGACCACAGGATTGCCATGTGTTTTTCAATGGTTGCCGTTGGCGGCCAAGAAGTAATCATTAATGATCCTAAATGTACGGCGAAAACCTTTCCAACTTACTTTGATGTCTTAGAATCTTTAAGTACTAAGTAA
- the serC gene encoding 3-phosphoserine/phosphohydroxythreonine transaminase, protein MTVYNFCAGPAMLPPEVMKKAQQEFLNWQNLGVSVMEVSHRAQPYLEMVKECEASLRRLMDISDEFEVLFMHGGGRGQFAAVPLNLHLDDAPGVYVENGIWSSGATKEGAKFTQVEGINIRTDVDGQFDIQPVEQWKLPEKASFIHFCPNETIDGIEIYDVPKHDAPIVADMSSMILSREINVDDFDLIYAGAQKNIGPSGLCIVIVRKTLLEREGLPRPAILDYAIEAKQGSMYNTPPTFAWYLANEVFQYLESIGGVKAMEAHNKKKAAILYDYIDSSDFYSNKVAKHCRSLMNVPFWLKDDTLNDKFLSEAEAAGLLALEGHRFVGGMRASIYNAMPVEGIEALVAFMDKFAKENS, encoded by the coding sequence AAGTAATGAAAAAAGCACAACAAGAATTTTTAAATTGGCAGAACCTAGGTGTATCTGTCATGGAAGTGAGCCACAGAGCTCAGCCTTATCTAGAAATGGTGAAAGAGTGCGAAGCAAGCCTTCGTCGTTTGATGGATATTTCAGATGAGTTTGAAGTTTTATTTATGCATGGCGGTGGTCGTGGCCAATTCGCTGCAGTGCCTTTAAATCTTCACTTAGATGATGCTCCAGGTGTTTATGTTGAGAATGGTATTTGGTCAAGTGGTGCAACTAAAGAAGGTGCTAAGTTTACTCAAGTAGAAGGCATTAATATTCGCACTGATGTAGATGGCCAATTTGATATTCAGCCAGTTGAACAGTGGAAATTACCTGAAAAAGCGTCGTTTATTCATTTTTGTCCTAACGAAACAATCGACGGTATTGAGATATACGATGTGCCAAAACATGATGCACCTATTGTGGCGGATATGTCTTCAATGATCCTGTCACGAGAAATCAATGTTGATGATTTTGATTTAATTTATGCTGGTGCTCAGAAAAATATAGGCCCTTCAGGTTTGTGTATTGTTATTGTGCGCAAAACCCTGTTAGAGCGTGAAGGGTTACCACGTCCAGCTATACTTGATTATGCGATTGAAGCAAAACAGGGCAGTATGTATAACACACCACCTACTTTTGCATGGTATCTAGCAAATGAAGTGTTCCAATACCTAGAGTCGATCGGTGGTGTTAAAGCAATGGAAGCGCACAATAAGAAAAAAGCAGCGATTCTATATGACTATATTGATAGCTCTGACTTCTATTCAAATAAAGTGGCTAAACACTGTCGCTCACTGATGAATGTCCCATTTTGGCTGAAAGATGACACCTTAAACGATAAGTTTTTATCTGAAGCTGAAGCAGCAGGATTGCTTGCACTTGAAGGCCATAGATTTGTTGGCGGTATGCGTGCAAGTATTTATAACGCAATGCCAGTAGAAGGTATTGAAGCTCTAGTTGCGTTTATGGATAAATTTGCAAAGGAAAATAGTTAA
- the cmk gene encoding (d)CMP kinase → MQAAMPVITVDGPSGSGKGTVCRLLAEKLNWEVLDSGAIYRVLALAAIHHHIELDNEEALVPLAANLDVQFPIDHETKSCKVILEGEDVSLTIRNEEVGAAASKVAALPRVREALLRRQRAFRTEAGLIADGRDMGTVVFPSAEVKIYLTASAEERAQRRFDELNGRGLDVTLSGLLADIQARDERDMNRKVAPLIPADDAIVIDTTILNAEEVFNEVQKILEQAVIDGKLKQSLIA, encoded by the coding sequence ATGCAGGCTGCAATGCCAGTTATCACCGTTGACGGTCCAAGTGGTTCAGGTAAAGGAACCGTTTGTCGTTTATTAGCTGAAAAATTGAATTGGGAAGTGTTAGATAGCGGGGCAATATACCGTGTTCTTGCACTCGCAGCAATTCATCACCACATAGAATTAGACAACGAAGAAGCATTGGTGCCTCTTGCTGCTAATCTTGATGTGCAATTTCCAATCGACCATGAAACTAAATCATGTAAAGTGATTTTAGAAGGCGAAGACGTTAGTTTAACGATTCGAAATGAAGAAGTGGGCGCTGCTGCATCAAAGGTTGCAGCCTTGCCGCGAGTTCGTGAAGCGCTCCTTCGTCGTCAGCGAGCGTTCAGAACTGAAGCTGGGTTAATTGCAGATGGTAGAGATATGGGGACGGTTGTTTTCCCAAGTGCAGAAGTAAAAATTTACCTAACAGCAAGCGCAGAAGAGCGCGCTCAACGTCGTTTTGATGAGTTGAATGGTCGTGGGTTAGATGTTACACTAAGTGGTCTTCTTGCTGATATACAAGCGAGAGATGAAAGAGATATGAATCGTAAAGTCGCGCCGCTTATCCCGGCCGATGATGCCATTGTAATTGACACAACGATTTTGAATGCTGAAGAAGTGTTTAATGAAGTTCAGAAAATACTTGAACAAGCCGTTATCGATGGCAAATTAAAACAATCTCTCATAGCCTAA